CAGATCCGGGACTCCAGGTCAGCTGAGACAGAGAGGCCACGGAAGATGCAGTGACTTGGGTTGTAGCTGAAATCCACTTCATCCAGCTGCAGGATTGGGGGAGAGAATTTCTCAAAGCCATCGGGGAACCTGtaagggggtgggagtggggggggggggagagaggaaagcccAGGGAGGTGAATACAACAGGCAAGGGGAGAGGCAGCCGGGGGAAGCACAACACCTGAAGTGGAGAAATACCCTGCCTCGAATGGTGTGTGGGTGAGGGCAGGCAAGGACACTGCTTCGCTTACTCCACACTTGCCAACCTCCACCTTCTGGGATAGGGAAGGCGTTCAACACAGAACCCCACCTGCCTGCCGTGTGCCCCCATCACGGCTGTATCTGGCCCACCCAACCCATCTTCCCTGGACCTGGATCCGTGCCCCCACCATGAGaatgttgcaaacaaaccaagaaAACAGTAGGATGTATGTGCATGCCTGGGCCTGATACGAGGGAAGGCAGAGAGGAGGGCAACCTGGGGAGATGGCACCAGCTTCTGCAGCCTTGATAAGGCCATGTTTTACAGAGCACACTCCCGGTAACAGGACCTGGGAGGCAGGAAGCTGTGGGTCTGAGGCTGCTAGTCACCAGTACAGGGAACCGAGCTACCAGTTCCTCACGATGGGCTCTGTGGTCACTTACTTCATCATCACTTCAGACTCTTTGTCCACAGGTTTCAGCTCCGGCCTAGGAGAAGGAGAAACTTGTCACTCTGAGCGGAGATATTGCTGTACCAGGACAGTGCCTCCTCCCCACACGCCATGCAATTCCCtgggctggggtggagtggggggacttctgccccagagcagggggccgggagtatGTCAGTGACACCCCCAGCCACATACTGTACAACCATCCAGCCCCACAGTCTCACCCCAGGTGGCCTCAGAGACAGGATGGGAAGCAAAGAGGAGATGAACCCTTGGGGAACGGACCATGTAGGTCAGGTGACCCCCTCCAAAAGAGCAGGCCCTATGTCTGGTCAGCCAGAGATCGGCCATTTCTGGGTCCAGAGCCATTCCcagcccccagagccagccctgtaagCCTAGAGAAACTCCACTGTGTTTCAGGCCCATGTGGAACCATCAACACCTTCTACTTACTCAAATAGGATTAGGTGCTTTACCACCTAAAGCCTGCATAGAGCTGTCCCCTACCACCTGGCCAAGTGGCATAGTTTAACTGCATGTCACGGTATACCCCCCACTGTGCCAGTGGTGCAGTCCAAacacatgccactgcttcccctcctcccaggccCAAACACTCACAGCTTCTCCAGCAGCTTGAGTTTGCTCTGCACTTGGGACGCCCGGTTTGCATTATAGCGAAATCGATCAATGAAGACCTAGGAGAGAACAGATCATCAGAGTCCCCTGGCCCCAGGTGGTACCAGCCACTAACCTCTGCCCGCTGCTAaggccccacctcagagcttgTCCTCCTACAGTGGGAGCTGAGCTGTGGGCCAGATCCCCCTCTAAAGCCAGAGCAACATGGAGGACAGCCCAAGAACAGTCTATGTCAGTATGAAGGAGGACTACAGATGCTCCCCCTAGGAGCCCCTCCATTGCCCCCCACTGGCAACCGCCAGAGCCATGCTGCACACGAATGAGTTCTGTAAACTGGCTCCTCTGTTGGAGGAAGTCCCAGAATGGTACAATGATGCTCTTCTCACAGGATGTGATCACATCCACGCCACGCCACCACCTCTGTACCTGGATATGTTCCCGGTACTGCTGCTGGGCCTCATACTCGCGCTGCTGgttcttcagcctctcctccttgATCTTCATGAAGTTCTCAAAGTTGCCCCGGTAGGTCTCGAGACGCTGCGAGTGCAGGTGGATGATGTCAGTGGCCACCGCATTCAGGAAGTTCCGGTCGTGGGACACCACTAGGATGGTTGACTGCCAGGTCTAGAGGAGACAGTAGCAGGGAGGCCTGAGCCAAGGCATTAATTGACCCCAGGGGAGCTTCACCCAGCCAACGGGGAACTCCAGCCTGTGCCACAGGGGCCCATATCCCACGGCTACTGCCTATCAAACCATTAGGGAGTAATCTCCACTCCAATGGTGCATCACCAAAGAACCCGTGATCTTAGACAGCAGCCTGCCACAGGTCACATGACCCTTTTGCCATCCTCACCTACCTGCAGATAGTTCTCCAGCCACAGAATGGCCCTCACATCCAACATGTTAGTAGGCTCTGAAAGGGAACAGAAAAGGGACAGGGGGATTCAGCCCTCACAAAGGATGGCAAACAGCAAGCTGATAAGAACATGCAAAGCTACCACTTGCTCCAGAACTAGGACCATTGGAAAGGGGACTGGTACAGCAGTGCCCAGAGAATCATGGCAACAATGTACTGGGCACTGCATACACCCACAGGGTGAGAGTTGGACAAGATGCAACAAACAGGGAAAATCTGGTGGCTCCCAACTTGCACGGTTGGCAGGTTTCAAGTCATCTTTGGTAATAAACACAAATATTAACACCTTCAGAGCCCCTGAACAAGCCAACATCTGCCCCAGAGTGGAGGGGCTTTCCCCTGTGACTcaggctggaaccaggagacagaCGAGAAGGACTCCTATGTGCACAGAGTGCTATAGGAGCAGTGCCCACGGTGAGCACAGTACGGGGCTAGGGGGTGCGGTGCTGCAGGGTGTGATGTAGAGTGGGCACTCTCCCCTCTAAGCCATTGCTGACCCCCCACGCCCTGGCACACTGCAAGGGGCCACAGTGCCAGCATATACATGAAGTGTGTAACTGAGGCCCAGAACGTGTCCTGGCCAAACCAACTTGGGGAGCTCCATTCTGCCTCATTTCtcctggggaagggatccaaCTGTTCCACCCTGATGGCTTTGCTAATTGCTGGGAACCTGGTTCCACTCCTGAGACTGGGGAAGGGATCATTCCAGGGAGAATGCTGCAGCCAAGTCTAGGTACTAAGTGACCCATTTGTGTTAAGTGATCTGCCTTCAGGGCACCATCATCCGGCCAGAGCTCTGGCCATCTCCCACACAGAGATCACCAGGCCAGCCAAGATCAATggccagggaggaagaggggacaGGATAAGCTATTTGACTTCCTTAGATGTCTGGACTCCTCTGGTGAGCCAGTACACAGGGGTCTCACTGCGCCACATGCAGCAAGGCATCTCCACGGCCCAGGCAGCACCCGGTGAACAGCTGCACATTCACTCGGGATAGGAGGCCAAAAAGCCATACCAGGTCTCCCATTCTCAGCAACCCACACGGCCACAGCTCAGAGATGAGAAGGGATTCATGGCATTCACTTACCATCAAGCAGAAGAAGATCTGGTCTGAGagagagtgggaggaaggaggaggagggagagaacagtTAATACCAGGTTTAAATATGAGTAGATCTACTGTAAGATGGTTTTAATTCAATTATTTGTTACGCTGCCAGGAGAGGCTGGGACCAGAGTAGTtgggggctccccccacagccagtacTGCCCTGTTCCCTTGCTGGCAGAGTGAGTGTGAGCTAACCCCAAGGTAGCTCCTGGGCTCTGCCATCACAGAGTCGAGCCTACTTTAACAGAGATGAACTGAGTGTAATAAGATCAAATATGGACCATGCTGAGACCTACCTGGCAAAAAGGGCCCTGGCTAAGGCCAACCTCATTCTCCAGCCCCCGGAGAACTCTCTGAGTAGAGAAAAAGCCACATAGAGGAGGCATCAGCACTCAATACAGAACCACTCTGACTTAGCTCACCCACAAGTCACCCTGTTCTCTCACCCCATGACCCCACCACAGCAGAGATGCCAGGGCTCACCACCACCTGGGGAAGGAGGTGCCCTTTAAACTCTGCTGTCATCCCAGAGAGAGCTTGTCACGGCAGCAGGGGTGAGATGCAGCTGGCCCTGGCTCAGAAGTTACAAGGGGCAGCAAAACCTCCCCGTGATGTGCCAGCTGCTGAACTTGAGAGCAGCATCACATGATGCTGGGTTGCTCTGTGCCCTGCCACATTTGCAGCAGCCTGATTCAGGAGGGAAACAGCCACGTCCTCCCAAAGAGCACACCAGCTGCTGTTACAGCCGCTCCAGGCCACCCCCACAGCAACAGCAAAGGGGACGCCAGTGACCCACAGAGCACCCGGCAGTGCCCAATGTTCAGTCTGATGTCTCTTGCCTGGCAAGAGAGAAGCAGTGGGTCGGGCAGCCCAGGCCCCTTCATGCCTAGGGCAGGGAGGAATCTACCCAAGCACTGACACCTTGATGCACGGACCAGGGGAGACTTACTTGGTTGTCTGTTGCTGCATCTTTGCACTGAAGCCCAGCCCAGCAAGAATGACAGACGCCctgtggggaagaggagagacaggCCCCTGAAATGCACTCGACAGCTACGTGTAACTGCCCGAGCACAGGGCTCAGAATCCAGGACAAGTGCTGCAATGGAGACTGCTGCGGTATCGAAAGGATGCTGCAAGATTTGGGGCCCAGCAGAAACCCAtctcctgccccacagcagcAGGCACGCTGGGAATCCCAGCTTCCCAGCAGGGCACAGGATGGTTTTGAGATGACGTTCTGGGGTTTGAAATCAGACACTGACTCCAGGGCACTGGCCCAGAGCCAAAGAAGTCCAGCCCTGCCTCTCAGGCCAGCATAACATTCAGTTTCTATTACTTACAACAGACATGGAAACATCTCCCAGCCGGTCACCTTCTGGGAAGTCCCAGAGGCCCAGTGGAGCACCATTCATCTAGTCACTAGAGGGTAAGAAAGCCTGACTTTCCCAAAAATCTCtggggagctcccagctcctccagccacaACCTCTCCCAGCTGTAGAGAATGAGGTAGGAGCAGGGCTACAAGAACCTCTAGCCCATTTGTTAGATTCCATGGCCAGGTAAGGACATCCCACTGATAGGAGTCCATGCCCACCAGTCTAAATACCCATCAGCCAACaccccaggctggctgcagaTAGCTAAGGGCAGACCCCATGCCGGCTCAGAAAGGGGGCTCATCTTACCTGGCTGGCGCCTTGTCTGCCTCGATCTCTTCCAGCTTGGCGTAGATTTCCGACAGTCTGTCACCTTCTGTACCTTGTCCCCTGGAAGGAGACACAAGGGCAGCATAGGGAATTCTTTTATGGTCAGGGTTTAAAAATCGGCTCTCTCGGGTTGTGTGCCCCTAGGCTGGGGGAAAAGGCAAGCAGGGAGGCTCATCTAAGCAGAACTCAAGCTCCTGGGGCATGCACTCCATTCCTACTGGAGCTTTAATCTGAACAAGACCAGCCCCAGGGAGGAGAAATGAAAGCCACTAGCCGCCCCTAGGGCTCAATTTCAGTGCTAGCACGTGGCAGGAGAAAGCACAGGTCTCTCAGGGACACTAGGCTCAGGCACGAGGAACAGGACCGGAACCCTAGGCTCAGGCATGGTCTACACGTCAGAGTCTCACTTGCCAGCGTTGATCCTGGCTGTCAGCTCcctctcctcctgcagcaggCTCTCGCGGGTGGTATCGCACTCCAACACGCTCTGCAGAGCCGGCGTCTCATCCCCTGCCACCTCCTGCTCCACATGGAGGATGCTGATGTGCGAGGGGATGCGCAGACTGCGGCTGGCCATCATCTTCAGCAGAGTGGTCTTGCCCAGCCCATTCCTGCCCACCAAGCCATAGCGCCGGCCAAATGCCAGGTTCAGGTCTGCACCCGTTAGCAGGACACTACGGCAAGAGAACAGACCGATATCTAgtcagcctgacagttcacctgcAAGGACACAGCAGCACCCAGCGCAGCACTTTCACTGGATGGTAGGTTCTGCTGGGAACTTCATGAAAACTGCGGCCCAAAGCCAGAGGGAGGACAAGCCTTCACACAGTGGCACTCAATCCTGACCTGTTGCATCTTCCCCACCTCCCGTTATTCCAGCCCACGCTGCCCCGCAATCCTATCCCACCACCTCCCCTATTCTAgggttcccccacacacactgtatgtcaatcttccccctcctctcccagcctccCCCGGGTCCTTCCCACCCCACAGGGACTCACCGCTCACCGAAGGACACGTCGAAGTTCTCAATGCGCACATCGTATGACTTGTTCTTGCCCGATGACTCCATGCGAGTCTCCTTCTTGCTGGATGCCTGGCTGGCAGATGCCTCCTCCAGGACCCTGCAACCAGACATGAAAGAAAGCAGCGCTTCAGTGTGGGGAAGCCCCGGAGCGTATCAGGCTCCCCAGAGAGCCACACTCATCAGTGCGATCAGAGCCTGCCCTCCAGCCGCATGCACACTCACAGTAGGCCAGCGGGGTTCAGAGAATCCCGCTCTGTCCTCTTGGTCTGCTTGGCCTTCAGTTTGGCTTCTGCCTTCTCCAGCTTCTTGGCATTCACCATCTGGGACACAAGGAAGGgcattcagaaaagagcaagaatGACCATCAGGGGCCTGGAACAATTGACTACAGTAAGGGGGAAGAGCCTAGTTCGGAGGGAAAAATCCCTGATGGGTGGAAATTTCGAGGCGGAAGGGTCAATTATTTAGGTGGGACACGAGGATGTGACTAAGAGGGTGCGGATGGCACTAACAGGCCTTTCAGGGTCACAGCTCCAGCTGGGAGCTGTTTGGACAAATCCGTGGAGAATCAATTACCTGGGGGGAATAATCTTGCCCTGGAGTGGTGGACAAACTTGATGGGATCTAACCATTTGCTCTTCCCCCAGGTCTCATTTGTTATGATTCTAGGAACCTGAGAGCCTCCCAGTTTCTTCTGCCAATTCACTATCTCtaacactcccccccaccccaagacagCCCACCCTCCCCACCACTCACTCTGCCCCACTAACCATTCCACTTAGCCAGTAAGATGGGCCTTTGGCAGATAGATACTAACTCCAGCTACATGGTTAGTAAGTCTGGCTGGGGTtccaatatttaataaattcatagattttaagatcagaatggaccactgtgatcatccagtctgacctcctgtatatcacaggtcagGGGACCTCCCTTAATTTATTTCCTCCTTCCAGTCAAACAGCTGTGGTTGTACTAGTACATATTTTCTAGAAAAGTTATTTCTAATCTGAAGATGTCTAGTTACAACTTCCAGATCTTGTTATATCTATGTCTGCTAAATTTAAGAGCTTTTTCTCAtccaatttctgttccccatataTGTACTTCTaagctgtgatcaagtcaccgcctctttgttaagctaaatagattgagctccttgagtctaaggcaggtttcccaatcctttaatcattctcatggctcttctctgagccttctccaatttatcaacatccttcttgaattaatTGACATCAGAAATGGACAGCATTCCAGTactggttgcaccagtgccaaataaagaggtAATATCACCTTCCTGCTTGAGGGTCTTCTTTATAcagccaaggatcacattaggcCTTTTGCccatagcatcacactgggagttcaccATGACCTCCAAGTCCCCCACCCTCCCGAGTCACTTCTTCTCAAGACAGAGTCTTgtatcctgtaagtatgacctatactctttgttcctatatgtataactttacatttggctgtaCGGAAACACAAGTGCACCCAGCACACTGAGTgatcctcttccttatttactatGCCCCGCTCCCAAGCTTTGTCTCATCTACAGATTTTTATcattaatgattttattttttcttccaggtcattgacaaaaatattaaatagcttagaactgatccctgtgggacctcactagaaacacacacgcccaatgatgattccccatttacaattacatttggagacctatcagttagccagtttttaaatccatgcactgttatttttaaactgttctagttttttaaatcaaaatatgcgGTACCAAGTCATACCCCTTGgagaagtccaagtatattacatcaacactgatattacctttatcaaccaaacttgttaTCTAATCAAAAAgtgatatcaagttagtttgacaggatctgttttccataaagccATGTTGATTGGTATTATTACCCTCTTCTAATTCTTTATTGACTCCTCTCTCAGCTGTTCCACTAATCTatccaggatcaatgtcaggctccCAGGCCTACAATTACCTAGGTAATTCTGTTTACCAAATCAAGACCAAGCAGCCCCACACATAAAAGTGAAGGTGTGAACAGAGAGAAAGCAATGTCAACATCTAGAGAGAAAGCCTCACTCCCCAGCCTATTGTGTGGATATATGTGTAAGAAAGCAAAGCCCTCTCAGCATCTTGAGCAATGCAGCGGGCAGGCTGGTAACAGCACGAGCAGGACGTATCCCTTTCTTACTTACTGAGTTCTGGTCTCTCTTTAGCAACAGCGTCGGCAACAGGTCGACGCCAGGATCTGCAATCAACAAGAAAGGCACAGTAACActcagcccttctctctctccagcacctTCTGCCGAGGCAAGCTCAGTGCTTAAT
This genomic interval from Malaclemys terrapin pileata isolate rMalTer1 chromosome 9, rMalTer1.hap1, whole genome shotgun sequence contains the following:
- the ABCF3 gene encoding ATP-binding cassette sub-family F member 3 yields the protein MASCAEILRSEFPELDGEVFAYVTGILHSGSADFESVDDLFEAVGELLQEVSRDSKDDEDIRGICQRMYNTLHLGEENSRGCSQVLLDAPIQLSKITDNYDPGVDLLPTLLLKRDQNSMVNAKKLEKAEAKLKAKQTKRTERDSLNPAGLLVLEEASASQASSKKETRMESSGKNKSYDVRIENFDVSFGERVLLTGADLNLAFGRRYGLVGRNGLGKTTLLKMMASRSLRIPSHISILHVEQEVAGDETPALQSVLECDTTRESLLQEERELTARINAGKGQGTEGDRLSEIYAKLEEIEADKAPARASVILAGLGFSAKMQQQTTKEFSGGWRMRLALARALFARPDLLLLDEPTNMLDVRAILWLENYLQTWQSTILVVSHDRNFLNAVATDIIHLHSQRLETYRGNFENFMKIKEERLKNQQREYEAQQQYREHIQVFIDRFRYNANRASQVQSKLKLLEKLPELKPVDKESEVMMKFPDGFEKFSPPILQLDEVDFSYNPSHCIFRGLSVSADLESRICVVGENGAGKSTMLKILMGDLAPVRGIRHAHRNLKIGYFSQHHVDQLDLNISAVELLAKRFPGKTEEEYRHQLGSYGVSGELAVRPVASLSGGQKSRVAFAQMTMPCPNFYILDEPTNHLDMETIEALAKALNKFRGGVILVSHDECFIRLLCKELWVCENATVTRIEGGFDEYRDILQEQFRKEGFL